One Lepisosteus oculatus isolate fLepOcu1 chromosome 27, fLepOcu1.hap2, whole genome shotgun sequence genomic window, TTCTGCTTCAGAGCTACGGCACTATACGGGTATCAGTTCTCCAGTTATGAACGGCACTGATTGTTAGCTTAAGTTGTGGAGCAATCTAATAATACACAATTTTCAGTCTCTGATATTGACACACCTGTAAAACATTGACTGAGGGTCACAAACAGAGCTCTTTACAGCTCTACAGCAGAAGGCTGCAGTTATTCATGTTTCAGAATGGAAAAACTAGAAAGGGTGGGCTTCCTTGTGTGTACAAGTATACAAGATGAGGGGTGATTGTCACAACTTGCTTACTTAATTAAGCGTAAGTTTGTGATGGAGTAGAGAGTGATTGGACTCTAAATGAGTGGGGTCTTTAGCCCTGATCCTAGAGAACCCAAAACCATAATGACTAGGTCACTCTAAAGCAAATGTTTCTTAAGACACCTTCACGTTACAGATAAATTATACAGGTTGATTTTGTTTTGAGAGATCTCTGGTCCCAAAGTTAAATTGTTACTGATCTCTAAAACAGTACATCAACTGCTTAATTGATCACATTGTTTCAACCCTGATGGATGATTGACACCTCAAAAATCCACTGGACCCAATAATCTTCACAAAATGAAGGACTGTTTGAAAACAGGATCCAGTTCTGGTGGGGGCTGGTATGTCTCTTTGCTTTCTAGGTCTCTTTTAAAGCAGCCACACATTTACAACTAGGAGAAGATGGCAACTAGCCCACTCGGCAGGATCTTTGAAGTCGCCAGGAAGCTGGAGCAGCTTGTTGATGCaaagagaacacgcagactccacataGAATGATTTCCAGGTCAGAATCAACCGAAGTACCCAAGGACTGTGAGTAGTACCGGGCCTTATCAATACTACACAATTTATAGAATTAGTTCAGTGATTAGTTATTACTAATTAGTTATTAGTGAGTAGCTGCATctgcatgcgtagtctgcaaaggaacaataggtttattatgaagaaggcttcacagccgaaacgttgttttctctcctcttttcagcatggaataaacctattacttgttcagttAAAGAATTAGTTTTGTTGGATAACTTTACTCATGAGCCAGTGACTTGGGAGTCAGTGGATGGTTTAACAATTTCACATGGGTTACGCTTGCCCTTTTTGGGGGATCTACTGAAGATATTCTACACTGCCAACAGACAAAGAGTACTTCACTCCTTCGAGAAAAAACTACTCTTAGTTTCTACTTGGCGTTTGGCTTCACTCAACCAAATCTCCTGAAGcctcattttgaaaatgaaatggatTTGGGCAGGTGCACACGCCTCAGTAATGTGTGCTCATGAATGACTCATGCTCCAGGCACTCAGGAGGGACCTGTGCACACCCACTACTCCTGCATTTCATCTCTTCTCATCGTACAACCCCCGCAAGGCCCTCTGCACAATGCAGCGGCAGTGGGAACAAAATCTCCAAGCACCGTTTAACCCTGGGGTGCAACAGCCGGGATGCCACGCTGACAAACGGAGGCAAGAGACACTGAAATTCACCTGGATGCAGCACAGTCCTTTCAGACAGTCAAATAAAACCCCTTGTCTTCTCTTTTTAATCCAGGATTCCAggcccacacctgctggttttcattctggCTGAGCTGCATGTCCCCATCGAAGCCTTAATTGAAATAGAAACTGTCCCGTCTGGCAAACTGTCCCGCTGTTTCTTTCTAGAAAAGGTTTGGAATTTGACGTGACTTGTGAAGAGCATTAGTTCAAAGGCAAAATCCAACATATTTAAGATCTGAAACAGTCAAACCGATTAATCCTGTTCTGAAGTCAGTGTTGGCTTCAGGCACGTAATTAAGAGCCGAGATGGAAACCCTGCTTTAAGCAATCGATTAAAAACTGAAGcacttaaatcttcaaacaagACGATTTGACCTCTCTAACCCTGGAGTTGGTGCCGGCAGCCGAGTACGCAGGCCTGAGCTCCCGCCGGTGCTGTAGGATCCGCGCCTGGCCAAGGGTCCCAGAAAGAAACAGAAGTACGCAAGGGTgtgtggattttatttttattttttcctttaaaaaaaaaaatacctaatGTCATCAGTTACAGATAGTGGTGCCTGAACAGAGTTGGACTTAGATGAGCAAGACGGAGGGGGAGGTGGGCCTGGACCCAGGCCATCTGCTTCACTCGAACCCGCTGGAATTGAAAGAGCAAGACGGTTAGGGCACCGATAGAAACACCACAACAGAGTGTTGCAATGCTACTGCCTACAGTCAGGAATCCACCCACCCATTTtgtaaccacttcttccagttcaggctCATGAGGGAAATGGAGCCtaaccaattaacctgccagcgtGTCTTCGAACTGTCGGAGGAAACTCACGCAAACCcgggagagcatgcaaactccacccagacagcaccccaggtctgggattgaacccaggaccccagccctgcaaggcagcaacgctcaccactgcgccactctgctgccCTTCAGGTCAGGAATCTACCTGCAAAGTCATGTCCACTTGATGGACAGGAGCGTAGGAGAGGTGCAGCGAAGTATCTGGTGACTGGAATACAATAAGGGTGCTATCGGACACTTGAGAAGTTCCTGGTCAATGCAGTGAGACCCTTGCAACTAAGAAAACAGAGGAGACGGCATGCAGCATTTCACCGGCCAGAACCGGGCTGCACTCTGGGCCACATGCGGTAGGGAGGGCCCCACCGCCAGAGGGTTTTCAGAACTGGGCCCACCTGATCATGTGTGCGATCTCCCAGTTTGTTTCCGAAGACAGGGGCCCCTCGATGACCACGCCGGCTTCCGTCACGGTGGCGATCTCGTGCTGCAAGAGGAGAGACCCAGCTGCTGAGACGCGCACGGGCACGGGCTGCTGCAGCCCTTCGGCGGTTAAACGTGCCCGCTTGTCAGTAACGGGAGCGGCCCAGGCGCGAGCAACACACTTCCTGGTCACCGAATCCCAGCGCGGCGCTGGAGAGGTCTGCTTGGACGCATCGACTGCACTGCCTGACATTACTCAGTACAGACTGTGCCTGGAGCCATGCTGTGAAACCCGCTGTGTGAAAAATCCCACTTCTCCCACCCATCTTAAACGTAGGTCTTAGATTACTCAGGTGACCCTAAAACCGGGAAAAATAACTCGACAGTCAAGCGGCCGTGAACTGTGGGTTACACCAAGAAACGTTTTTCGAGGCGAATGGTTTTGTACTGAAGCAAAGCCGTCCAGCTTCTCAATTGTGCAAGACTTGGCAGAGAAGAATATAGACGCAGCAGACAGAACATTCTTCTTTTTAAGAGGAAAGCACTGGCAAAACTAAACCGTACTCCAGATTGGATGCACTGTTtttaaccccccaaaaaaagcatgttttttaGGGACGAAGCCCAGCAAGAATTAGTGCTGCTGCCTGGCTTGAGGGCCGAGCCCCCAGATTGCGAAATAAACCTGACCTTAAAGGAAAGGGTGCTGGCACACCATCTGCTTCGTGACTGGACACCCTCAAGAAACCCCCGTAGCCCGAGGTCACGACCTTTTCCATCATCACACTGCCCACCCCAGCCCCCACGGGGGCAGGTGGCCCCCACAGTCCCCTCCCCTGGTCTTACTCACCCTGTTGTAGGAGCGGGCGTCCCTGTAGTACAGCACCTTCAGGCAGCGCTCCACCAGCGCCCGTGCCTCCTCCTGGCTGACCTCCGCCTTGTTCTCCATCACCTCCCGCATCAGGGGCTGCGCGGGGACACAAGCGAGGGTGAGGACGACTCAGAAACCGGCCCGTCTACCTGCTACCTGCGGCTGGAGTTTCTGGGGGCTCCACTGCTGTGGCTAAGCTACCTGGCCTCCCCCAGGCGCCGGTGGAATACAGTTCTCCTGCAGCTACGTGCGAAGCTCACTGGCATCTGGAACCTGCATTCGGTTAGGCGCCTTTACTGGCCAAGACCCTTGGATACCTCTGGGGCGAAAGGGGCTATATAAACGCGAGAACTGAAGATTCCAGTCTCGGAGATGAGCTGGAAGCTCAAGTACGGAATGAAAAGGTGTGTGCAGAACCAACCGCAGCGCGGCCCCACCTGAAACCCGAAGCAGGAAAGGGAGACATTCGAATCGGGAGGACGGACAAGACCACCGTGCAAGTTCGCTTTCCTCTCCCGCGTCTCTCCACACCCCCGCCTCAGGAGGGGCCGCGGATAAACATCCGGGCCGCAGGAGGAGCGGCTCGGAGGCACCAGTGGAGAAAGGAGTAGGAAGTACGACTCACCTGTGCCAGGTAAGCTCCAAAACCTGTAGCCACAGTGGGAGCCTCGTAGGCCACTCCCAGCTTGTCCACATAGCCCAGGAAACTGGAAAGGAGCAAGGACAGAGGGAAGTCGCACCACTACAAGACAATGCCTCTCTTTTAGGTATTACTCAAACCACCAGTTTAATCAGCTGAAGTTCTCCTCTCAATCATTCTGTACTCAACCTGGACTGGCTGATTCTTCACAGAAGGAAATAAAACTGTTCTGCTTGTGCAATATTGCAATATGATATAAAACCAATGTGAGTGCACTGAATCAAGAAGAAATGAAGGAGGAGGAGAAAGTTAAAACCAATCTAGCAGTACCTACTCTCAGCACTGGACAGGGAATTCAGTCAGAAATCCCATAAAATAAGGATTGGGATACACTGGTCTGCAGTAACTAGTCTAGTTTCCAAGAGCAGGGCTCAGGTTCTCGGGTTCACGGCCGGCTGTGCCACAGCCCCACCTCTCTCCGTTGTAGAAGCCCCCGATGACCACGGTGTTCCACAGGGGGTTCATCTTGCTGCGGCGGTTGTACATGACTCTGGTCAGCCAGGAGTGGATGGCCTTGGGGCTGTAACTGTGGCCGTCGCCCAGCAACTCCTCGTCAATCCTGGGGCAGCAAGAGGTGCAAGGAaggtttattttgtttcctttaaacAGGGAGCGTCTCTTTACACGGCTGCACCAGTTGAGACCGCCCTGCTCGCCTCCGTGCGGCGGCTCGCGGTCGGCTGGGCTCCCCTGACCGTCTCGTCCACCAGAGCCGGCGGGTCACTGGCCGCGGCGCACAGCGAGGGAGGCGTCCCTCACCGACCTCACTGCAGGCGCCTGGGAAGAGGCTGGAAGCCGAGGGGGGGATTCCCCGATTCCAGCCCCACCTCCAGAAGCTCCGTGGGGATCACGGTCAAGGCCCCGCCAGGAACCAGACCCGGATCAAACCTGCAGATCTGGGTCACAGGATCTGGAACCTGCATTCGGTGAAGCGCCTTGACTGGCCAAGACCCTTGGCTACCTCTGCAATCCAGTTTGTCCCAAGCTCACAGTTCCAGAGCTGCTCCTGGTCTATGTATCTTATTGAACTGCATGACTGTAATAGTCCTCATCAAGCTGTCAGGGTCGAACAGGCATCCAGCTTGCCAATATTTTGAATAATCAttaggaaaaaaacagtaaaagaaaaataatctgtaTAGCTAAGAAAATTAGGTTGATACAGTCCCTACAGTCCCAAAATCAAGAGATCAGAGTGGGTCACACTtgaaccctacagtccagagatcgccggtccagtctgggtcacggTGTACCCCTACAGGTCAGAGAtcaccggtccagtctgggtcacactgtacccctacagcccagagatcgccggtccagtctgggtcacactgtacccctacagcccagagatcgccggtccagtctgggtcacaccgtacccctacagtccagagtccgccggtccagtctgggtcacaccgtacccctacagcccagagatcgccggtccagtctgggtcacaccgtacccctacagtccagagtcctccggtccagtctgggtcacactgtacccctacggcccagagatcgccggtccagtctgggtcacacccTACCCCTACGGCccagagatcgccggtccagtctgggtcacactgtacccacaGCTGGGGCCGAATTGCTCCCCCCACACTTACACCATCTGCTCGATGACCTGCTTGAGGTACTGGTAGTCGGCGTAGTCCCCCGAGGCCCCCAGCAGGGTGCTGTCGTTGACCTTCATGATGCGCGAGATGTTGCGGAAGCGGGCCAGCGAGCCGTAGGAGCCCAGCATGTCGGCCGCGATGACGACGCCCCCGTTGAACTTCACTCCCAGCACTGACGTGCCCGTCACCATGGGGTTCCTGCGGAGAGGCCAGGCTGCGCTTTACGAGCTGCTGCAGGCAGGGCAGGTGTAAAGCATCTTAATGGGCAACGCCActaacccccccctccccagtcctggtcctggagggcccgCAGGGTTCCAGTCCAGTTGGGCTCGTACTGTCCCAAAGTGGCTCATTACAGGCTTAACTGGGCCAGTTTAACACctcctcccagctcttcaggtgctgctgctttaactaagcctgcagacacactgaccagcctcccctccaggatcaggagtggGGGACCCCCGGTCCGGATCCAAAGGTTATTCACAGAAGCCCCACTGCTTGAG contains:
- the psmb4 gene encoding proteasome subunit beta type-4; this translates as MDASGMKLSFWDNGPKPGQFYSFPGKSSDIVPGCGPVRHTLNPMVTGTSVLGVKFNGGVVIAADMLGSYGSLARFRNISRIMKVNDSTLLGASGDYADYQYLKQVIEQMVIDEELLGDGHSYSPKAIHSWLTRVMYNRRSKMNPLWNTVVIGGFYNGESFLGYVDKLGVAYEAPTVATGFGAYLAQPLMREVMENKAEVSQEEARALVERCLKVLYYRDARSYNRHEIATVTEAGVVIEGPLSSETNWEIAHMISGFE